In the genome of Desulfovulcanus ferrireducens, one region contains:
- the flgC gene encoding flagellar basal body rod protein FlgC, which produces MDFMTILDIGASALSAERTHLNVISMNLANVNTTQTAEGGPYRRKTVLFKAVPLETPFSREMQTALDRELRGVQVKAVVTDKRPFKRVYDPGHPDADADGYVNYPDINAVEEMANLMTALRTYEANVSAITTAKTMFNKALEIGR; this is translated from the coding sequence ATGGATTTCATGACTATTTTGGATATTGGTGCCTCAGCCTTAAGTGCCGAAAGGACGCATTTGAATGTCATTTCCATGAACTTGGCCAATGTCAACACAACCCAGACCGCTGAGGGCGGGCCCTATCGTCGCAAAACCGTCTTGTTTAAAGCCGTCCCGCTGGAGACTCCTTTTAGCAGGGAAATGCAAACAGCCTTGGACCGTGAGCTGCGCGGAGTGCAGGTCAAAGCCGTAGTCACGGACAAAAGGCCTTTTAAACGGGTTTATGATCCCGGTCATCCTGATGCGGATGCAGATGGGTATGTCAATTACCCGGACATCAATGCAGTCGAGGAAATGGCCAATTTAATGACAGCCCTGCGCACTTATGAAGCCAATGTCTCGGCCATTACCACAGCGAAAACCATGTTCAATAAGGCTTTGGAAATAGGACGATAG